TCAGCCAATTTTTTCAAAAGATTCCATTGTTTTTGGTGTCCGACCAACATAGCTTATCTTTTATTCATTATGCTCTTTTTGTAAACATCAAGGTTTTCCAAAACTACGCCCGTTCCTTTGGCCACGCAAAGCAAAGGGTCTTCAGCCAGAAAGCAAGGGACGCCTGTTTCCCGGGAAATCATTTCTGTAATATTTCTTAACAATGCGCCGCCACCAGAAACGATCATGCCTTTGTCGATTATGTCGGCTGACAATTCAGGCGGCGTATCCCTTAATACAGTTTTAATAACATGGATAATATCTCCCAAGATTTCAGAGATCGCTTCGGCAATTTCGTTGGAAGAAATTTTAACTGTCCGGGGCAAACCGGAAACCAAATCCCTGCCGCGAATTTCTATAAATCTTGGCTCTTTTTCCGGTATAGCTGTACCTATTTTCATTTTAACCTCCTCTGCTGTCTGTTCTCCGATAGCTAAATTGTATTTTTTCTTTATATAATCTGAAATGGCAAAATCCATTTTGTCTCCGCCGATCCTGATAGAATTACAAGTGACTATTCCCCCCAAAGATATGACAGCTATTTCAGAAGTCCCGCCGCCGATATCAACAATCATATTGCCAGAACAGGAATTAATCGGAATGCCAGCGCCAATGGCTGCTAAAATCGGCTCTTTTGCCAAATATGCCTGTTTGGCACCCGCATTCAAAGCAGCTTCAATTACCGCTCTTTTCTCGGTTGAGGTAATGCCAGCTGGCACGCCTATCATTAATTCAGGTTTTAAGAAACGCCAAAAACCGCATACTTTATCAATAAAATGCCTTAGCATTGCCTGAGTCACCCTGAAATCAGCAATCACCCCGTCTTTTAAAGGACGATAAACCCTAATTGTGTCTGGAGTACGACCGATCATTTCTTTTGCTTCTTCCCCGATTGCCAGAATTCTGTTCTCTTCTAGGGCAACAGCAACAACTGAAGGCTCTTGCAAAACCACTCCTTTACCGGGAAGAAAAACCAAAGAATTGGCAGTACCCAAATCTATACCTATTTTTCTCATAAATATATTAACAATTAATTCAAATCTATCTTATCTTAATTCCCGTCTTTTGACAAATATACCAACTATCAAAACTACAATAACTACGAAAATACCGCCGAAAATAAACACTAAATCATATCCCAGAAAACCAATAAGCAAGCCGGAAACCAAAGCTCCTAAAGCAACGCCTAAAGGAGCAAAAACAGTATCAATGGCACTGGCTTCTTCCGGCTCTGTCTTAAAGCTTCTGGAGACCAATCCTGAACGGCCAGAATTGCAAATTAAAGCGCCAGCAGAACGTAAAACATTAATCAGCAAAACGCTGAAAAAATTCAAAAAGCCACTAGCTAGACCAAAGACAATCGATAATAGTCCAGCAATTAATCCGCCCCGAAAAATACTTGCTCTACTATTGCTCTTTTCTAAATATTTAATAAGTAAGAAAGATAAGGGAAGAAACAAAACTGAAAAAACTGAAATAAAAATCAGAATTAAATTCTGCGACCAGACCAATTGCTCTTTTAAAAATAAAACGAAGAAAGCATGGTAAAAACCGGCCAAAAGCAAAACGGAAAAAGAAATCAAAAGAAAAGGCAGAATACTTCTCTTTTTTAAAAGTTGAAAAATCTTTTGGTAGTTATTCTGGGAATCCCTGACCTTAAAGCCTGCATCCGTTAAAGTTCTCGCTGGTTTCCTTAGTTTAAAAAAGCAAAAAAAGGCGGTAAAAAGATGAAGTGCCATGCTTAAAATAAACACGCCGACAAAATTAAACTGCCAGACAAAAAAAGCGCCGATAGCCGGAGCAATGGCATCAGCATAAAAAGGAGCAGAATAAAACCAACCGAAAGACCTGTCAGCATTCTCTAAAGGAAAACCCATTAAAATAGACCTAATTGAAACAAAAAACAAGGCAGCAGAAACCCCTAGCAAAACCTGCCAGAAATAAAACAATGCCTGGTTTTGAATTAAAATCATACCCAGAGCGTAAAGAGCGTAACCAAAAATTCCAATAGCTGAAAGTATGGCCGGATTAATCTTGTGATTCAAAAAACCGGCAATCGGAGCGAATAAAGCAAGAGGCAAATAAATAAGCAGAAAAGCATAACCAACCTCAGGTAAAGACAAACCACGAGTAACCAAAAACAAAGGGAAATACAAAGAAAATGTTTTGTAGCCAAACAATAAAAAGAAATGGACTATGGTTGCGTCCATGGTTATCTTTTCTATCTTGGGAATGAAAAACATATTCAGTTATTCTAGCAAAAAAAATAGCGGGTAGCCATTACAATTGACTACCCGCACTGCTCACAGAGCAGATAACTTCTCCTCAACTCCACTGATGTGGAATTTAGCACTCAGCCCAGTCTCCTTCTGAGACCTCTCATATAACTTTATGGCCGTTCTGTACTCCGTCTTTGCTCTTCGTGTCTCTCCGATTTCCCTAAGGGCATCGGCCTTGTTCTGTTTGGCATGCCCCGCTGTTCGGAGATCTCCCTTTGCCAAAGCAGTCTTATGCACCTTTTCGCACACTTGAACACTCTCAGCGAACCTTCCCTCACGACGAAGGGTAATGGCCTTGGTATTCCAAACCGATGGCTCTTCGGAGAATGATGCAACAGCCTTATTGATAACTGACCAAGTCTCTGGCTTTTTATCTAAAAGCCAAAGTGCCAAGGGCAGCCCATTCAAACAGGAAATTTTCCTGCTTTTGTTTCTGGTATTAAGAGCTTCCCGAAACGAAAGCTCTGCTAGTTTAAGGTTGCCCTTCCTGGTTGCGACCGGGCCTTTGATTGAGATATAATAGTAATCCCATCCCAATATCCGGTTAGCCTCGGCAATCTCTTCTTTGCCGGTTAAACTTACTTTGTTCTTCTTGATCAAGGCAACTGACTCATCATATTTACCATCTGCATACAATTTCTTAGCCAGTTTCAAGATCTTTTGGGCCGGCATCGCTTTGGCAATTTCCTGCTCTTTTTTAAAGAACAGATAAACCATTGCATTGCAACCGGTAACAAAGCCCAATAGCAAGATAAATCCTGCTGAAAGAAAAAACTCTGCCATCTCGGCACCTCCTTTCTTTATTTCTTATCTTTCGTTAATATATTAATCAAATCCTTACCTTGCAGGATATAATATGAATTCAACCTCCATCTCTCTTCTCTGCTCCTCACCATATATATCAACCCATATTGGACATAAAATGAACCACCGCTCCCCTCCTTCTACAATCACATATATTACCACGCTCTTTCCAAAATGTCAACCCCATTAGAAGTCCGCCTTGCCGGAGGCATGGCGACAGCCACCAAGGGGGCAGCTTACTTCTAACGGAGTCAAGATTGAGGTATAATAATCATATGCCAGGTAGTGAAAATTCAACCACTGCCGCGGCAGTGAAAAAAATAATAATTTGTCGAATTTCTACTACCTAGTATGACCAAAAAGACAAAAACAATACTGTTTTTAGCCTGCTTACTTGCATTCATCCTGTTAGCTCCCTCAATAGTCCTGTACTCCCAAGGATACAGAATTGATTTTAATCCTCCAGAAGGCGGAAAAATGATTACCCAAACCGGAGGCCTTTTTTTGAAAGTCACGCCCAAACAAACAGATATTTATATTGACGGCAAACCTAAAAAAAGAACTGATTTTCTATTCGGTTCTGTTTTAATTGAAAACCTCATTCCTGGAAAGTACAAAGTAGAAATCAAAAAATTAACCAGCCAGGAAGAATACTATCCCTGGGAGAAAAACCTGGAAATACGGGAAAAACAGGTAACTGAAGCCAAGAACGTTGTCCTTTTCCCGAAAAACGTTAATTTCAACGTCTTATCAACCAACGTAGAACAGCTTTGGCTTTCTCTGGACCAAAAGAAACTAATCTTAAAGGAAAATGAAAAAGCCAGCTGGTCCTTAAAGCTTTACGACCCGGAAAAGAATATAAAAAGCTATTTAATAAGCGACGAGGATTTCTTCACGAAAGAACCCCAATTAATCAATCTGAAATTCTCGGGAGACTCAAGAAGTATTAATCTGGAAGTCAGCATAAAAGAAGCAA
This DNA window, taken from Candidatus Paceibacterota bacterium, encodes the following:
- a CDS encoding rod shape-determining protein, whose amino-acid sequence is MRKIGIDLGTANSLVFLPGKGVVLQEPSVVAVALEENRILAIGEEAKEMIGRTPDTIRVYRPLKDGVIADFRVTQAMLRHFIDKVCGFWRFLKPELMIGVPAGITSTEKRAVIEAALNAGAKQAYLAKEPILAAIGAGIPINSCSGNMIVDIGGGTSEIAVISLGGIVTCNSIRIGGDKMDFAISDYIKKKYNLAIGEQTAEEVKMKIGTAIPEKEPRFIEIRGRDLVSGLPRTVKISSNEIAEAISEILGDIIHVIKTVLRDTPPELSADIIDKGMIVSGGGALLRNITEMISRETGVPCFLAEDPLLCVAKGTGVVLENLDVYKKSIMNKR
- a CDS encoding MFS transporter, which codes for MFFIPKIEKITMDATIVHFFLLFGYKTFSLYFPLFLVTRGLSLPEVGYAFLLIYLPLALFAPIAGFLNHKINPAILSAIGIFGYALYALGMILIQNQALFYFWQVLLGVSAALFFVSIRSILMGFPLENADRSFGWFYSAPFYADAIAPAIGAFFVWQFNFVGVFILSMALHLFTAFFCFFKLRKPARTLTDAGFKVRDSQNNYQKIFQLLKKRSILPFLLISFSVLLLAGFYHAFFVLFLKEQLVWSQNLILIFISVFSVLFLPLSFLLIKYLEKSNSRASIFRGGLIAGLLSIVFGLASGFLNFFSVLLINVLRSAGALICNSGRSGLVSRSFKTEPEEASAIDTVFAPLGVALGALVSGLLIGFLGYDLVFIFGGIFVVIVVLIVGIFVKRRELR
- a CDS encoding tetratricopeptide repeat protein; the encoded protein is MAEFFLSAGFILLLGFVTGCNAMVYLFFKKEQEIAKAMPAQKILKLAKKLYADGKYDESVALIKKNKVSLTGKEEIAEANRILGWDYYYISIKGPVATRKGNLKLAELSFREALNTRNKSRKISCLNGLPLALWLLDKKPETWSVINKAVASFSEEPSVWNTKAITLRREGRFAESVQVCEKVHKTALAKGDLRTAGHAKQNKADALREIGETRRAKTEYRTAIKLYERSQKETGLSAKFHISGVEEKLSAL